From a single Gadus morhua chromosome 3, gadMor3.0, whole genome shotgun sequence genomic region:
- the apbb2b gene encoding amyloid-beta A4 precursor protein-binding family B member 2 isoform X5, with the protein MTERKIAKALAGGSLQDRVQAGLDLPLQEFPTPKTELVQKFQVFYLGMLPVARPIGMDILNGAIDSLVGSCDRADWNPVALTVADATVTISKDEEEEEVLVECRVRFLSFMGVGHNVHSFAFIMDAGGQRYDCHVFWCEPNAGGVSEAVQAACMLRYQKCLVARPPSQRACGSSPPGDSVSRRVSTSVKRGVLSLIDTLKQKRPVTELPQ; encoded by the exons ATGACAGAGAGGAAGATTGCCAAGGCCCTGGCTGGAGGTTCTCTCCAGGACCGGGTCCAGGCCGGACTGGACCTCCCTCTGCAAG AGTTCCCCACCCCTAAGACGGAGCTGGTGCAGAAGTTCCAGGTGTTCTACCTGGGGATGCTTCCGGTCGCCAGGCCTATAG gCATGGACATCCTGAACGGGGCCATTGACAGTCTGGTGGGGTCCTGCGACCGAGCCGACTGGAACCCCGTGGCCCTGACCGTGGCCGATGCCACCGTGACAATCAGCAAGGACGAG gaggaggaggaggtgctcgTGGAGTGCCGCGTGCGCTTCCTGTCCTTCATGGGCGTGGGGCACAACGTGCACTCGTTCGCCTTCATCATGGACGCCGGCGGCCAGCGCTACGACTGCCACGTGTTCTGGTGCGAGCCCAACGCCGGGGGCGTGTCGGAGGCCGTGCAGGCCGCCTGCATG ctGCGGTACCAGAAGTGTCTGGTGGCGCGGCCCCCCTCCCAGCGGGcctgtggctcctccccccccggtGACTCGGTGTCCCGGCGGGTGTCCACCAGCGTGAAGCGCGGCGTGCTGTCTCTCATCGACACCCTGAAGCAGAAGAGACCCGTCACCGAGCTGCCGCAGTga